A window of the Pseudomonas furukawaii genome harbors these coding sequences:
- the prpR gene encoding propionate catabolism operon regulatory protein PrpR, translating into MPNAPYLPRIIALITHLRAPEGPSRMARIVREVIPDYQARALVEIVETSVSDLRHTGKALEAREDVDLIICSGATAEYLRRHITTTILSIHMGEYDLIRALDLARGRATKVGIVSFQQAHPELDAMASLFTVDLRQATYTNFEEARQQVRQLADDGYRVIVGSSTAVELAEASGAQGVLALNSDAVRRTLDEALAICRSRAQSAIQQQRLNAVLRNLSDGVIAVDAQGLVQSINPRMVELLGISAERARERPLAELIPELDISAALGKGESEESRLIRAGGRTLVANVTPIIEQDRTDGVVISCQEPTTIQRADRRIRSQARPRQFTARYRFEQILGQASNFRALLELARRYADTDSTVLITGESGTGKELLAQSLHNDSQRQAGPFVAINCAAFPETLLESELFGYEEGAFTGSRKGGKSGLIEAAHTGTLFLDEIGDMPVSLQTRLLRVLQEREVLRLGASEPTPVDIRVIAATHCDLRGRMADGRFREDLYYRLNILRLVVPALRERSEDIALLASAILARLPLPEAAARAGRALLQQLMPRLETHRWPGNIRELENLVERAALSAQVLGSTKGQDEAALRRLFPELFEHPAPTLPAHEVTGEAIDLRSVGKAHETAYAREVVEACNGDLDAAARQLGISRTTLWRRLRAGRPA; encoded by the coding sequence ATGCCCAACGCGCCCTATCTGCCCCGCATCATCGCGCTCATCACACACCTGCGAGCACCGGAAGGGCCCAGCCGCATGGCCCGGATCGTCCGCGAGGTGATACCCGACTACCAGGCACGGGCCCTGGTGGAAATCGTCGAAACCTCGGTCAGCGACCTGCGCCACACGGGCAAGGCGCTGGAAGCCCGCGAGGACGTCGACCTGATCATCTGCTCTGGTGCCACGGCCGAGTACCTGCGCCGGCACATCACCACCACCATCCTGTCGATCCACATGGGCGAATACGACCTGATTCGCGCACTCGACCTCGCCAGGGGGCGGGCCACCAAGGTCGGCATCGTCAGCTTCCAGCAAGCCCATCCCGAGCTGGATGCCATGGCATCCCTGTTCACCGTCGATCTCCGCCAGGCCACCTACACGAACTTCGAAGAGGCACGCCAGCAGGTCCGCCAACTCGCGGACGATGGCTACCGGGTCATCGTGGGCTCCTCCACGGCGGTGGAGCTGGCGGAAGCCTCCGGTGCCCAGGGCGTGCTGGCACTCAACAGCGACGCGGTGCGCCGCACCCTGGACGAGGCCCTCGCCATCTGTCGCAGCCGCGCCCAGTCAGCGATACAGCAGCAGCGGCTCAATGCCGTCCTGCGCAACCTCAGCGACGGTGTGATCGCGGTGGATGCACAGGGCCTGGTGCAATCGATCAACCCACGCATGGTGGAACTGCTGGGCATCTCAGCCGAGCGGGCGCGCGAACGCCCGCTTGCCGAACTGATCCCGGAGCTGGATATCTCGGCCGCCCTGGGCAAGGGCGAGAGCGAGGAAAGCCGATTGATCCGTGCCGGCGGCCGCACCCTGGTGGCCAACGTCACGCCCATCATCGAGCAAGACCGAACCGACGGGGTGGTCATTTCCTGCCAGGAGCCCACCACCATCCAGCGCGCCGACCGCCGCATCCGCAGCCAGGCGCGGCCTCGCCAGTTCACCGCGCGCTATCGCTTCGAGCAGATCCTCGGCCAGGCGTCCAACTTCCGTGCCCTGCTCGAACTGGCCCGGCGCTATGCCGACACCGACTCCACGGTGCTGATCACCGGCGAGAGCGGCACCGGCAAGGAACTGCTCGCCCAGAGCCTGCACAACGACAGCCAGCGCCAGGCCGGTCCCTTCGTCGCCATCAACTGCGCGGCTTTTCCGGAGACGCTCCTCGAAAGTGAACTGTTCGGCTATGAGGAAGGTGCCTTCACCGGCTCCCGCAAGGGCGGGAAGTCCGGCCTGATCGAAGCCGCGCACACCGGCACGCTGTTTCTTGACGAAATCGGCGACATGCCGGTGAGCCTGCAGACCCGGCTTCTGCGGGTCCTGCAGGAACGCGAGGTCCTGCGTCTTGGCGCGTCGGAGCCCACACCGGTGGATATCCGGGTGATCGCCGCGACCCACTGCGACTTGCGCGGTCGCATGGCCGACGGACGCTTCCGCGAAGACCTCTATTACCGACTGAACATCCTTCGGCTGGTAGTACCTGCTCTGCGCGAGCGCTCGGAGGACATCGCCCTGCTGGCCAGCGCCATCCTCGCTCGCCTGCCCCTGCCGGAGGCGGCGGCCCGGGCCGGGCGGGCGCTCCTGCAGCAGCTGATGCCACGCCTGGAAACCCACCGTTGGCCGGGCAATATCCGCGAGCTCGAGAACCTGGTGGAACGCGCCGCCCTTTCCGCCCAGGTCCTCGGATCGACGAAGGGGCAGGACGAGGCAGCCCTGCGTCGCCTGTTTCCCGAACTGTTCGAACACCCCGCGCCAACGCTGCCTGCCCATGAAGTGACAGGTGAGGCCATCGATCTGCGCAGCGTCGGCAAGGCTCATGAAACAGCCTACGCGCGGGAGGTGGTCGAGGCCTGCAACGGCGACCTGGATGCCGCCGCTCGCCAGCTTGGAATCAGCCGCACGACGCTTTGGCGTCGACTGCGGGCCGGGCGCCCGGCGTAG
- a CDS encoding long-chain fatty acid--CoA ligase: MQGQMMNFNLGITAIMRHALQVAADTEIVSLFADGQVHRYRYADAFSRAARLANVLDVLDCPPGARVGTLAWNDHRHFELHYGIPCSGRVCHTINPKLFPEQIRYIVRHAEDDLLFIDPQFVPLVEELHQELPTVRRFIVLCDEDQLPASRLPGLLSYESLLASAVDHHAWPDLDERQASGLCYTSGTTGNPKGVLASHRSTVLHGMAQNMADNLGLRATDVVMPLVPMFHVNAWGMPYSAAMAGAKLVLPGPKVGDAAAMVKLINDEAVTFSLAVPTLWANIDQYLDHHELRVPSLGRAVTGGAACPLALMESMARKGVALENAWGMTEMSPMGSYNRHQPGYDDLPEPARGQQLLKSGRALFGVEMRLLDESGSTLPHDGRSAGALQVRGPWVRSAYFGQAGSDDWFDTGDIATIDQSGHMQITDRIKDVIKSGGEWICSVEIENVVMAHPQVAEAAVIGVAHPRWSERPLLVVVPRDADAPPCHGELIRFLEGKVPKWWLPDASELLDELPHTATGKVSKKTLRERFADYAWR, encoded by the coding sequence GTGCAAGGCCAGATGATGAACTTCAACCTGGGAATCACTGCGATCATGCGGCATGCGCTGCAGGTGGCGGCCGATACCGAAATCGTTTCCCTGTTCGCCGATGGCCAGGTGCATCGCTACCGCTATGCCGACGCATTCTCCCGTGCGGCACGGCTGGCCAATGTCCTCGACGTCCTGGACTGCCCGCCCGGCGCGCGCGTCGGCACCCTGGCCTGGAACGACCACAGGCATTTCGAACTCCACTACGGCATCCCCTGTTCCGGGCGCGTATGCCACACCATCAATCCCAAGCTCTTTCCCGAGCAGATCCGCTACATCGTTCGCCATGCCGAGGATGATCTTTTGTTCATCGATCCGCAGTTCGTTCCGCTGGTGGAGGAACTGCACCAGGAGCTGCCGACCGTGCGGCGCTTCATCGTCTTGTGCGACGAGGACCAGCTCCCCGCCAGCCGACTGCCCGGGCTGCTGAGCTACGAATCGCTGCTGGCTTCAGCGGTGGACCACCATGCCTGGCCGGATCTGGACGAGCGCCAGGCCAGCGGCCTCTGCTACACCTCCGGCACCACTGGCAACCCCAAGGGCGTACTCGCCAGCCACCGCAGCACGGTGCTCCATGGCATGGCCCAGAACATGGCCGACAACCTGGGGCTGAGGGCAACGGATGTGGTGATGCCATTGGTGCCGATGTTCCATGTCAACGCCTGGGGCATGCCATACAGCGCCGCCATGGCCGGCGCCAAACTGGTCCTGCCGGGGCCGAAGGTGGGCGATGCCGCAGCCATGGTGAAACTCATCAACGACGAGGCCGTCACCTTTTCCCTGGCCGTACCGACACTCTGGGCCAACATCGATCAGTACCTGGACCACCATGAACTCCGCGTGCCCAGCCTCGGACGCGCCGTCACCGGCGGCGCTGCCTGCCCACTGGCCCTGATGGAGTCCATGGCGCGCAAGGGAGTCGCCCTGGAGAATGCCTGGGGCATGACCGAGATGAGTCCCATGGGCAGCTACAACCGCCATCAGCCAGGGTACGACGACCTGCCGGAGCCGGCCCGGGGCCAACAGTTGCTCAAGTCCGGGCGGGCGCTGTTCGGCGTCGAGATGCGCCTGCTGGACGAGTCCGGGAGCACGCTGCCCCACGATGGCCGGAGCGCCGGGGCGCTTCAGGTACGGGGGCCCTGGGTGCGCAGCGCCTACTTCGGCCAGGCGGGGTCCGACGACTGGTTCGATACCGGTGACATCGCCACCATCGACCAGAGCGGCCACATGCAGATCACCGACCGGATCAAGGACGTGATCAAGTCCGGCGGCGAGTGGATCTGCTCCGTGGAGATCGAGAACGTCGTCATGGCCCATCCGCAAGTGGCCGAAGCCGCCGTCATCGGGGTGGCCCACCCGCGCTGGAGCGAACGCCCCCTGCTGGTGGTCGTCCCGCGGGACGCCGACGCCCCGCCGTGCCATGGGGAGCTGATCCGCTTCCTCGAAGGCAAGGTGCCGAAATGGTGGTTGCCCGACGCCAGCGAACTGCTGGACGAACTGCCTCACACGGCCACCGGCAAGGTGAGCAAGAAGACCCTGCGCGAGCGCTTCGCCGACTACGCCTGGCGCTGA
- a CDS encoding DUF485 domain-containing protein — protein sequence MSSTPESTADHYQRIRQDPRFIALVRSRSRTSWRLTLLVLATYFLFMGVAAIRPDLLHLPLYPGSHLSLGLPLGALLILITWLLTGWYVHRANTHYDRLGQRIIEESQA from the coding sequence ATGTCCAGTACACCCGAATCCACGGCAGACCATTACCAGCGTATCCGCCAGGACCCGAGATTCATCGCCCTGGTCCGGTCCCGCTCCCGCACCAGTTGGCGCCTCACGCTGCTGGTGCTGGCCACCTATTTCCTGTTCATGGGGGTTGCCGCGATACGGCCGGATCTTCTCCACCTGCCGCTCTATCCCGGCAGCCACCTGAGCCTCGGCCTGCCCCTGGGCGCCTTGCTGATCCTGATCACCTGGCTGCTCACCGGCTGGTACGTCCATCGCGCCAACACCCACTACGACCGACTCGGCCAACGCATCATCGAGGAGAGCCAGGCATGA
- a CDS encoding cation acetate symporter — MRTILIGGLAALPLIARADTGQSGPNLHAIGMFLLFVGITLLITWWAARRTQSTHDFYTAGGGISGMQNGLAIAGDYMSASTLLGLSSLVFAKGYDGVIYVTGFFIGWPVLTFLMAERLRNLGRYTFADIVSFRLDQRRIRVLAACGSLTVVTCYLLLQMVGAGQLIKLLFGLDYGVAVVVVGVLMLVYVVFGGMLATTWVQITKAILLLAGGSALMLMALAQFDFNLETLAQRAVETHANGWNIMGPGSMLSNPLNVASMALGLVFGLAGLPHILMRFFTVPNAREARKSVFYASGFIGFFFLVVCVLGFAAIVIVGTEPRFFVDGKLGGALVGGGNMVAMHLAQAVGGNLFLGFLSAVAFATILAVVAGLTLAGASAISHDLYVTVIKRGQASEAQEMRVSRLAVLGLGLVAITLGILFEQVNITFLVGLTFGIAASANFPVLIMAMYWPGLTTRGAIWGGLIGLASALSLVILSPTIWVTVLGQEKALFPYDHPALFSMPLAFLAIVVVSKLDRSARAALDRQGFADQNVRAETGLGISGATSH, encoded by the coding sequence ATGAGAACCATCCTGATCGGCGGCCTCGCCGCCCTGCCCCTGATCGCCCGCGCCGACACCGGCCAGTCAGGCCCCAACCTCCACGCCATCGGCATGTTCCTCCTGTTCGTCGGCATCACCCTGCTGATCACCTGGTGGGCCGCACGGCGCACCCAGTCCACCCACGACTTCTACACGGCCGGAGGCGGCATCAGCGGCATGCAGAACGGGCTGGCCATCGCAGGCGACTACATGTCCGCCTCGACGCTCCTGGGGCTCTCCAGCCTGGTGTTCGCGAAGGGTTACGACGGTGTCATCTATGTCACCGGTTTCTTCATCGGCTGGCCGGTCCTCACCTTCCTGATGGCGGAGCGGCTTCGCAACCTGGGCCGCTACACCTTTGCCGACATCGTCTCCTTCCGCCTCGACCAGCGCCGCATCCGCGTGCTGGCGGCCTGCGGCTCGCTGACGGTGGTCACCTGCTACCTGCTGCTGCAGATGGTCGGTGCCGGGCAACTGATCAAGCTGCTCTTCGGCCTGGACTACGGCGTGGCAGTGGTGGTGGTCGGCGTTCTGATGCTGGTCTATGTGGTGTTCGGCGGCATGCTCGCCACCACCTGGGTGCAGATCACCAAGGCCATCCTGCTCCTGGCCGGTGGCAGCGCGCTGATGCTGATGGCCCTGGCACAGTTCGACTTCAACCTGGAAACCCTGGCGCAGCGTGCCGTCGAGACCCATGCCAATGGCTGGAACATCATGGGGCCCGGAAGCATGCTGTCGAACCCGCTGAACGTCGCTTCCATGGCGCTGGGGCTGGTATTCGGACTGGCAGGACTGCCCCATATCCTGATGCGCTTCTTCACCGTGCCGAATGCGCGCGAAGCGCGTAAATCGGTGTTCTACGCCTCGGGCTTCATCGGGTTCTTCTTCCTCGTGGTCTGCGTCCTCGGCTTCGCCGCCATCGTCATCGTCGGTACCGAGCCGCGCTTCTTCGTCGACGGCAAGCTCGGCGGCGCCCTGGTGGGCGGCGGCAACATGGTGGCCATGCACCTGGCACAAGCCGTGGGTGGCAACCTCTTCCTCGGCTTTCTCTCGGCCGTGGCCTTCGCCACCATCCTCGCCGTCGTGGCCGGCCTCACGCTGGCGGGGGCATCCGCCATCTCCCATGACCTCTACGTCACCGTGATCAAGCGCGGACAGGCCAGTGAGGCGCAGGAAATGCGCGTGTCGCGCCTGGCGGTGCTGGGACTCGGGCTGGTGGCGATCACCCTCGGCATCCTCTTCGAGCAGGTGAACATCACCTTCCTGGTGGGCCTGACGTTCGGCATCGCCGCATCGGCGAACTTCCCGGTACTGATCATGGCCATGTACTGGCCCGGCCTGACGACACGCGGCGCCATCTGGGGCGGGCTCATCGGCCTGGCGTCCGCCCTGTCGCTGGTCATCCTCTCTCCCACCATCTGGGTGACCGTACTGGGCCAGGAGAAGGCCCTGTTCCCCTACGACCACCCGGCACTGTTCTCCATGCCGCTGGCCTTCCTGGCGATAGTGGTGGTGTCGAAGCTGGACCGCAGCGCGAGGGCCGCCCTGGACCGACAGGGATTCGCCGACCAGAACGTGCGAGCCGAAACCGGGCTCGGTATCTCCGGCGCCACCTCCCACTGA
- a CDS encoding OprD family porin has translation MTRNTLTTDLLLAGGALGLSVAAQADVIGDSKASLELRNFYMNRDFRQSTAPQAKAEEWAQGFLLKLESGFTEGRLGVGLDALGLLGVKLDSGSGRSGTQLLKQDRETREAQDEYGELGLTAKLRTSRTLLKLGTLQPRLPSVAYNDGRLLPQTFRGMHLSSQEIDGLVLDAGRLTQVNQRNSSDYEDMTLSNGSAGAIGITSRKASDAFNFGGLTYQWNGNLASAYHYGELEDLYRQHLFNLSYNLPLSPLQSLKAEVRLASARDAGSSNVDNDAYGAMLTYRHGAHTLAAAFQRMAGDTGYAYIAGSDPFLFNYVQFGDFANRDERSWQLRYDFDFAALGVPGLTFMTRYLSGGEIDLGTARPEGEEWERNTDLAYVFQGGPLKNLGVKWRNATVRTRHFGNDLDDNRLIISYSLPLW, from the coding sequence ATGACCCGCAACACCCTCACCACCGACCTCCTGTTGGCCGGGGGCGCCCTCGGCTTGTCCGTCGCAGCCCAGGCGGACGTGATTGGCGACAGCAAGGCCAGCCTGGAGCTGCGCAACTTCTACATGAACCGGGATTTCCGCCAGTCGACAGCGCCCCAGGCCAAGGCGGAAGAATGGGCCCAGGGCTTCCTGCTGAAACTGGAGTCCGGCTTTACCGAAGGCCGTCTCGGCGTGGGACTGGATGCCCTGGGGTTGCTGGGTGTGAAGCTCGACTCAGGTTCGGGGCGAAGCGGTACCCAGCTCCTCAAGCAGGACCGGGAGACCCGCGAGGCACAGGACGAATACGGAGAACTGGGGCTGACCGCCAAACTCAGGACCTCCCGCACGCTGCTGAAACTGGGAACCCTGCAACCCCGACTGCCTTCGGTGGCCTACAACGATGGGCGCCTGCTGCCCCAGACGTTCAGAGGGATGCACCTCAGCTCCCAGGAAATCGACGGTCTGGTGCTGGACGCCGGGCGCCTCACCCAGGTCAACCAGAGAAACTCCTCCGACTACGAGGACATGACCCTCAGCAACGGCAGCGCCGGTGCCATAGGCATCACCAGCCGCAAGGCCAGCGACGCCTTCAACTTCGGTGGGCTGACCTATCAATGGAACGGCAACCTGGCATCGGCCTATCACTACGGCGAACTGGAGGACCTCTATCGGCAGCACCTCTTCAACCTCAGCTACAACCTCCCACTGTCCCCGTTGCAATCGCTGAAGGCCGAGGTTCGCCTGGCCAGCGCCCGCGATGCGGGCTCGAGCAATGTCGACAACGATGCCTATGGCGCCATGCTGACCTATCGCCACGGCGCCCATACGCTGGCGGCGGCCTTCCAGCGGATGGCTGGCGACACCGGTTATGCGTATATCGCCGGCAGCGATCCCTTCCTGTTCAACTACGTGCAGTTCGGGGACTTCGCCAACCGCGACGAACGCTCGTGGCAACTGCGCTACGACTTCGACTTTGCCGCACTGGGCGTGCCGGGCCTGACCTTCATGACCCGCTACCTCAGTGGCGGTGAAATCGACCTGGGCACTGCTCGGCCGGAGGGCGAGGAGTGGGAGCGCAACACCGACCTCGCTTATGTGTTCCAGGGTGGCCCCCTGAAGAACCTCGGGGTGAAATGGCGAAACGCAACGGTCCGCACCCGCCACTTCGGCAACGATCTGGACGACAACCGCCTGATCATCAGCTACAGCCTGCCACTCTGGTAA
- a CDS encoding putative quinol monooxygenase, which yields MHFPLHVMARFRVRAEYLEELLLLLAELAERSRQEPGCLEYGYYQSVDDPLAFSSFESWRTPADEVAHWQATHVRQALVRVAPMLHAAPEIVRAARIA from the coding sequence ATGCACTTTCCACTTCATGTCATGGCCCGTTTCCGTGTCAGGGCGGAGTACCTGGAAGAGTTACTCCTGCTGCTGGCCGAGTTGGCCGAGCGCAGTCGGCAGGAACCGGGTTGCCTGGAGTATGGCTACTACCAGTCCGTCGATGATCCTCTGGCGTTCTCTTCATTCGAGTCCTGGCGGACCCCCGCGGACGAAGTTGCCCATTGGCAGGCGACGCACGTGCGGCAGGCCCTGGTCCGGGTCGCGCCCATGTTGCACGCCGCGCCGGAGATCGTCCGTGCGGCCCGAATCGCCTGA
- a CDS encoding type 1 glutamine amidotransferase domain-containing protein codes for MSRKKMLVVLTSVPKYPNLARATGLWLGEAVHFVKKVEAAGYAVDYVSPEGGYTPIDPHSLAMADETDWAWYQNRAFMGRLGATLKPSQVNPDDYSVIYYAGGHGVVWDFPDNEELQALSRRIFENGGIVSSVCHGAVGLLNIRLSDGSLLIAGKEVTGFSNQEEQLAELDKYVPYLTEDELVKRGAIYKKAAEPWLPFAVADQRVITGQNPASGGPVADLVLKALAA; via the coding sequence ATGAGCAGGAAGAAGATGCTGGTGGTACTGACCAGCGTTCCCAAGTACCCGAATCTCGCGCGTGCAACCGGCCTCTGGTTGGGCGAGGCCGTGCATTTCGTGAAGAAGGTCGAGGCGGCGGGCTATGCGGTGGATTATGTGAGCCCCGAGGGTGGCTACACGCCAATCGACCCCCACAGCCTGGCGATGGCGGACGAGACCGACTGGGCCTGGTACCAGAACCGCGCCTTCATGGGCCGTCTGGGGGCTACGCTGAAGCCCAGCCAGGTCAATCCGGATGACTACTCGGTGATCTATTACGCCGGGGGCCACGGAGTGGTCTGGGATTTTCCCGACAACGAAGAGCTTCAGGCCTTGAGCCGGCGCATCTTCGAGAATGGCGGCATCGTCTCGTCGGTCTGCCATGGCGCGGTGGGGCTGCTGAACATCCGGCTGTCCGACGGCTCGTTGCTGATTGCCGGTAAGGAGGTAACGGGGTTCTCCAACCAGGAGGAGCAACTCGCCGAACTCGACAAGTACGTGCCTTACCTGACCGAGGACGAGTTGGTGAAGCGCGGTGCGATCTACAAGAAGGCCGCCGAACCCTGGTTGCCCTTTGCGGTCGCCGACCAGCGCGTGATCACTGGCCAGAATCCGGCCTCCGGAGGCCCCGTGGCAGACCTCGTACTCAAGGCGCTCGCCGCCTGA
- a CDS encoding LysR substrate-binding domain-containing protein: MYDLNELYYFTQVVEHQGIGAASRALDIPKSRLSRHLATLEGRLGVRLINRSTRQFAVTDLGVAYYEHCLTMLDGAQAAQAVIDQSQATPRGLVRLACPTALLNFLVAGMLARFMQRYPEVEMHLESTNRQVDPLREGFDIVLGVGFPPFEDSGLTMKRLSASPQELVAAPTLIERLGQPRSLADLIRFPSLDMGPSARQYLWNMEGPEGVQATVRHSPRLVTDDMITLRRVALEGGGIVQLPRLVVFKDIRNGVLAPVLNQWRPRGAVVHALFPSRRGLPHSVRTLLDFLAESFGELDFENLYEGYVLRGDEDACFLTDSRL; the protein is encoded by the coding sequence ATGTATGACCTGAACGAGCTGTACTACTTCACCCAGGTGGTTGAGCATCAGGGAATCGGCGCGGCCAGTCGCGCCCTGGACATCCCCAAATCCAGATTGAGTCGTCACCTGGCGACCCTGGAGGGACGCCTTGGCGTGCGCCTGATCAATCGCTCCACTCGTCAGTTCGCGGTGACCGACCTGGGGGTCGCCTACTACGAGCACTGCCTGACGATGCTGGATGGCGCGCAGGCCGCCCAGGCGGTCATCGACCAGAGCCAGGCCACGCCACGAGGCCTGGTGCGTCTGGCCTGCCCCACGGCCCTGCTCAACTTCCTGGTGGCGGGTATGCTCGCCCGCTTCATGCAGCGCTACCCCGAGGTGGAAATGCACCTGGAAAGCACCAATCGCCAGGTCGATCCGCTGCGCGAGGGGTTCGACATCGTCCTCGGAGTCGGCTTTCCCCCCTTCGAGGACAGTGGCCTGACCATGAAGCGGCTGTCGGCCAGCCCCCAGGAACTCGTGGCCGCCCCCACCCTGATCGAACGACTGGGCCAACCCCGAAGCCTGGCGGACCTGATCCGTTTTCCAAGCCTGGACATGGGCCCCAGTGCCCGCCAGTACCTCTGGAACATGGAAGGTCCCGAGGGCGTCCAGGCAACGGTGCGGCACTCGCCCCGACTGGTGACCGACGACATGATCACCCTGCGCCGGGTCGCCCTGGAGGGCGGCGGCATCGTCCAGCTTCCCAGGCTGGTGGTCTTCAAGGACATCCGCAATGGGGTGCTGGCCCCTGTCCTGAATCAGTGGAGGCCCAGGGGCGCTGTCGTCCACGCGCTCTTCCCTTCCCGGCGAGGCCTGCCTCACTCGGTGAGGACACTGCTGGACTTCCTGGCCGAGAGCTTTGGCGAGCTGGACTTCGAGAACCTCTACGAGGGTTACGTGCTGCGTGGCGACGAGGACGCCTGCTTCCTTACCGACTCCAGGCTCTAG
- a CDS encoding amidase: MIEVTEVSIADLRAALESGRTTAVELVKAYLARIDAYDGPDTATALNAVVVRNPDALAEAEASDARRARGETLGPLDGIPYTAKDSYLVKGLTAASGSPAFKDLVAYRDAFTIERLRAAGAICLGKTNMPPMANGGMQRGVYGRAESPYNAAYLTAPFASGSSNGAGTATAASFAAFGLAEETWSSGRGPASNNGLCAYTPSRGVISIRGNWPLTPTMDVVVPYARTMTDLLEVLDVIVAEDTEKRGDLWRLQPWVPIPSVAEVRPARYQDLAAGAEALAGKRFGVPRMFINQDPDAGTSENPGIGGPTGQRIHTRPSVIDLWEQARRSLEAAGAEVVEVDFPLVSNCEGDRPGAPTVYNRGIVSKEFLHHELWDLTAWAFDDFLQANGDPRLNRLKDVDGPQIFPHEPGTLPNREGDLAASMAEYVTMAERGITPWDQIETLPDGLRGLEHTRKLDLEDWMQAQGLDAVLFPTVADVAPADSDVNPASADIAWSNGVWVANGNLAIRHLGVPTVTVPMGLMADIGMPVGLTFAGRAYDDNALLRYAAAFESTGSRRIVPPRTPALKG; the protein is encoded by the coding sequence ATGATCGAAGTCACCGAAGTTTCCATTGCCGACCTGCGCGCCGCGCTGGAGTCGGGCCGCACCACCGCCGTCGAACTGGTGAAGGCCTACCTCGCCCGCATCGACGCCTACGACGGCCCGGACACCGCCACCGCCCTCAACGCCGTGGTGGTGCGCAACCCCGACGCCCTTGCCGAGGCCGAAGCCTCCGACGCCCGCCGCGCCCGGGGCGAGACCCTCGGCCCGCTGGACGGCATCCCCTACACCGCCAAGGACAGCTACCTGGTCAAGGGCCTCACCGCCGCCTCCGGCAGCCCGGCCTTCAAGGACCTGGTGGCCTACCGCGATGCCTTCACCATCGAGCGCCTGCGCGCGGCCGGCGCCATCTGCCTGGGCAAGACCAACATGCCGCCCATGGCCAACGGCGGGATGCAGCGCGGCGTCTACGGTCGCGCCGAAAGCCCCTATAACGCCGCCTACCTCACCGCGCCCTTCGCCTCCGGGTCCTCCAACGGTGCCGGCACCGCCACGGCGGCCAGCTTCGCCGCCTTCGGCCTGGCCGAGGAAACCTGGTCCAGCGGCCGGGGCCCCGCTTCCAACAACGGCCTGTGCGCCTACACCCCCTCCCGCGGGGTGATCTCCATCCGTGGCAACTGGCCGCTGACCCCGACCATGGACGTGGTGGTGCCCTACGCCCGCACCATGACCGACCTGCTGGAGGTCCTCGACGTGATAGTCGCCGAGGACACCGAGAAGCGCGGCGACCTCTGGCGCCTGCAACCCTGGGTGCCGATCCCCTCGGTCGCCGAGGTGCGCCCGGCCCGCTACCAGGACCTCGCCGCCGGCGCCGAAGCCCTGGCCGGCAAGCGCTTCGGCGTGCCGCGCATGTTCATCAACCAGGACCCGGACGCCGGCACCAGCGAGAACCCCGGCATCGGCGGCCCCACCGGCCAGCGCATCCACACCCGCCCCAGCGTCATTGACCTGTGGGAGCAGGCGCGCCGGTCCCTGGAGGCCGCCGGCGCCGAGGTGGTGGAGGTGGACTTCCCGCTGGTGTCCAACTGCGAAGGCGACCGCCCCGGCGCGCCCACGGTGTACAACCGGGGCATCGTCTCCAAGGAATTCCTCCACCACGAACTCTGGGACCTGACCGCCTGGGCCTTCGACGACTTCCTCCAGGCCAACGGCGATCCCAGGCTCAACCGCCTGAAGGACGTGGACGGCCCGCAGATCTTCCCCCACGAGCCCGGCACCCTGCCCAACCGCGAGGGCGACCTGGCGGCCAGCATGGCCGAGTACGTGACCATGGCCGAGCGCGGCATCACGCCCTGGGACCAGATCGAGACCCTCCCCGACGGCCTGCGCGGCCTGGAACATACCCGCAAGCTCGACCTGGAGGACTGGATGCAGGCCCAGGGCCTCGACGCCGTGCTCTTCCCCACCGTCGCCGACGTGGCCCCGGCCGATTCCGACGTCAACCCCGCCTCCGCCGACATCGCCTGGAGCAACGGCGTCTGGGTGGCCAACGGCAACCTCGCCATCCGCCACCTGGGCGTGCCCACCGTCACCGTGCCCATGGGCCTGATGGCCGACATCGGCATGCCGGTCGGCCTGACCTTCGCCGGCCGCGCCTACGACGACAACGCCCTGTTGCGCTATGCCGCCGCCTTCGAGTCCACCGGTTCGCGCCGCATCGTTCCGCCGCGCACCCCGGCGCTGAAGGGCTGA